From the Brachyhypopomus gauderio isolate BG-103 chromosome 5, BGAUD_0.2, whole genome shotgun sequence genome, one window contains:
- the kcna1b gene encoding potassium voltage-gated channel subfamily A member 1 has protein sequence MTVVAGDNMDETSTLPGHPQDSYSPDHEDHECCERVVINIAGLRFETQLKTLSQFPDTLLGNPKKRMRYFDPLRNEYFFDRNRPSFDAILYYYQSGGRLRRPVNVPLDMFSEEIKFYELGVEAMEKFREDEGFIREEERPLPENEFQRQIWLLFEHPESSGPARGIAIVSVMVILISIVIFCLETLPELKEDPQGRLQVIGNSTFYYKPNFFTDPFFIVETLCIIWFSFELIVRFFACPSKAAYFKNMMNTIDVVAIIPYFITLGTELAEDPEGGKEAKAGGGEQATSLAILRVIRLVRVFRIFKLSRHSKGLQILGQTLKASMRELGLLIFFLFIGVILFSSAVYFAEAEEKESFFTSIPDAFWWAVVSMTTVGYGDMYPVTIGGKIVGSLCAIAGVLTIALPVPVIVSNFNYFYHRETEGEEQAQLLNVSNPNIASDSNSSRRSSSIVSKSEYMEIDEDINNSIDNFREANLRTGNCTIANQNCVNKGKLLTDV, from the coding sequence ATGACTGTGGTGGCTGGAGATAATATGGATGAGACCTCGACTCTACCGGGGCATCCGCAGGATTCGTATTCCCCCGACCACGAGGACCACGAATGTTGCGAGAGAGTCGTCATCAACATAGCTGGGTTGCGCTTTGAGACGCAACTTAAAACACTCTCCCAGTTCCCAGATACACTACTTGGAAACCCCAAAAAGAGGATGCGTTACTTTGACCCTTTAAGAAACGAGTATTTCTTTGATAGGAACCGCCCAAGTTTCGATGCCATCCTTTACTACTATCAATCTGGTGGAAGGCTAAGACGACCCGTAAATGTTCCTTTAGACATGTTCTCAGAAGAAATAAAGTTTTATGAGCTCGGTGTAGAGGCTATGGAAAAATTCCGGGAGGACGAGGGCTTCATTCGTGAAGAAGAACGTCCTTTGCCAGAGAATGAGTTTCAGCGACAAATTTGGCTCTTGTTTGAGCACCCGGAGAGCTCGGGCCCTGCACGTGGTATTGCAATTGTGTCGGTAATGGTCATTCTGATTTCTATTGttatattttgtttggaaacatTACCAGAACTAAAAGAGGATCCACAGGGCCGGCTGCAAGTTATAGGAAACAGCACTTTCTACTACAAACCAAATTTTTTCACAGACCCTTTCTTCATCGTGGAGACACTCTGTATTATCTGGTTCTCTTTCGAACTGATCGTTCGGTTTTTCGCGTGCCCGAGTAAGGCGGCCTACTTTAAAAACATGATGAACACAATCGACGTGGTGGCCATCATACCTTATTTCATAACGCTCGGCACAGAGCTGGCAGAAGACCCCGAGGGTGGGAAGGAAGCGAAGGCTGGGGGGGGAGAACAGGCCACGTCTCTGGCCATCCTCAGGGTTATTCGTTTAGTCAGGGTGTTCAGGATATTCAAACTCTCGAGACATTCGAAAGGACTTCAGATTTTGGGGCAGACCTTGAAAGCTAGCATGCGCGAGCTAGGACTGCTCATCTTCTTTCTCTTCATAGGCGTCATCTTGTTCTCAAGCGCCGTGTACTTCGCTGAGGCCGAGGAGAAAGAGTCCTTCTTCACGAGCATCCCGGACGCGTTCTGGTGGGCGGTAGTCTCTATGACAACTGTGGGCTACGGAGACATGTACCCCGTGACCATCGGGGGAAAGATAGTGGGATCTCTGTGTGCCATCGCTGGTGTGCTAACCATCGCACTCCCGGTGCCCGTGATTGTGTCCAACTTTAACTATTTTTACCACAGAGAAACGGAAGGAGAAGAACAAGCACAGCTGCTAAACGTGAGCAATCCTAACATCGCGTCTGATTCCAACTCCAGCCGGCGCAGTTCGTCTATCGTGAGCAAGTCAGAATACATGGAGATAGACGAGGACATCAACAACAGCATCGACAATTTTAGGGAGGCGAACTTGAGAACTGGGAACTGCACCATCGCAAATCAGAACTGTGTGAATAAGGGGAAGCTTCTAACGGACGTGTAG